One Porphyromonas pogonae genomic region harbors:
- a CDS encoding GntR family transcriptional regulator: MNLLEEKAIFLQIVDRIKDRILEGIYVADERVPSVREIAEEMEVNPNTAMRSIERMQMEGLIYSKRGLGYFVSANALEVILEQRRERFRKEVLPALKREMKMLGIDPKELEID; this comes from the coding sequence ATGAATTTATTAGAAGAAAAAGCCATATTCCTGCAAATCGTAGATCGCATCAAGGACCGAATACTCGAAGGCATTTATGTAGCTGATGAAAGGGTCCCTTCGGTAAGGGAGATCGCTGAAGAGATGGAAGTAAACCCCAATACGGCGATGAGATCAATAGAGCGCATGCAGATGGAAGGCCTGATATACAGTAAACGAGGGCTTGGATACTTTGTCTCGGCTAATGCTCTTGAAGTAATACTTGAGCAAAGACGTGAAAGGTTTAGAAAGGAAGTACTACCGGCACTCAAGCGAGAGATGAAAATGTTGGGTATAGACCCCAAAGAGTTAGAAATCGATTAA
- a CDS encoding helix-turn-helix transcriptional regulator: MVARTVITQYVKEMRKKYKLTQVGLSEKAGVGLRFVCELEQGKTTLRLDKVNKVFELFGSECGSVPMKREGD; this comes from the coding sequence ATGGTTGCAAGGACAGTTATAACGCAGTACGTGAAAGAGATGCGCAAGAAATATAAATTGACGCAGGTAGGCCTCTCCGAGAAAGCAGGAGTGGGGCTACGTTTCGTATGTGAACTGGAGCAAGGTAAGACCACGCTTCGCCTCGACAAGGTCAATAAAGTCTTCGAACTCTTTGGCTCGGAATGTGGTTCTGTGCCGATGAAACGAGAGGGAGATTAA